The segment ggcgaatgaagaaattcatgaaatcaaaaagattttgtcattcatttctccgggagtggaagaaattattgcttcttttatcgtttagtacaattgtctaaacaagataccacgatttaccttaaatttgaaaattttaggaggggggggggggggggcgccggctgcgcccccttaaatccgtcACTGAAAAGAGAATTGTTATAACGTAGGTTAACATAGTTAAACGACAACTTAACAGGAATGCTATCAAATTTGgattaatgttattgtataattaCCAGACGTGGACCTGTCACTCTTGATTTTAAAACGAATcctgttttaaaatgcattccgATTTACTCCCagtaattcatttaaaaataaaataaaatgaaatattacagatacaaactatataaaagataatttgaattatcatcacctgatagaaatgttgacgcacaattgtataaacaatttccaTCGCCTAGGATTTTTATAACTCTATagtcattctctctctctctctctctttagcgAATCcaaggggaggggaggggggggggggagggaggtTGCAACCCCCGTaacccccctctagatccgccactggggGCGGACTCTGGTCAGAATCGGTGCAACTACCGATAAATTAATCAGGATTAGTCGGCAGAGTACGGTATTTCCTACAATATTTACCGCGAAAATCCTCCATCCGTACTTAAACTGGGTTAACTCTGTACAAGAATGATTTAATCAGCAAAGGTGTGTATTTCACCATTAGTGTCATACTGTGATGTTTTGATATACTAGGTGGATGTAGATATGACATCATATTGTAAACCCACCCAGTAAATTAAAAAAGATACAATATCACGGTAGTAAAATTACTAGCACATATATTAGAATATTCCTTGTGCTAATTTATAGATACTAGTATTTTACTAGTAATAATACTTTTTAGTTAATGAACTGAACTTTTATAACTGCACACTTCGAATGAAATGGAAAAACATAGAAAAGCAAACGATTCTCAGCGTCCgttgatttaaagaaaattctaaaatcagCAGAAATTACTAATCAATCTCAATACCATCTCGTAAATAATAACAGGAGACTTTTGGGTTACATAGGATAATTATTCTGAATTTACACACTGCAGTCACTTTCATTAACCCTCGATAGATATCAGTACAATTATTTATAGTATGGATTTTCAAACGCGACAGAATGTGCTGCCAGACACAGAAAGAGGTAGAGAGATAATGAATTCTACAGCCGTTCCTCATTTAATTTGGCAAATAATGACGAATGATAAGTCTATAAAGGTATAGACTTATAGATTCTATACTATAACGAGTTGGTTTTATAGCATAGAGGGgtataaatgtttatatatatataaatgtctttcaggttttttttaaaaagtaaataagatttatatatatatatatatatatatatatatatatatatatatatataaatcttatttactttttaaaaaaacctgaAAGACATTTCTATACTATAACGAGTTGATTTTATAGCATAGAGGGgtataaatgtttatatatatatatatataaatgtctttcaggttttttttaaaaagtaaataagatttatatatatatatatatatatatatatatatatatatatacatgtattataaaattctattttaaacaatttaattGCATTTcagtaaattatcaaaataagaaAAGAGTATCCAAACGCAGTGATTATAGCCTATTTCAAAAAgtgaaagtttataagatattaaagttaagaaataaatatcatttttgaaaatacatggaggtattgtcatattgtaaattttgtactgggtgggtgtaaatacaaaaattacaatACAACAACTCGtcatatattgtaatttttatttatacacaATCAGGGAATTCAATATGACCGTATGAACATGAAGCGTTAGGGCTTCATGAAAAGCATGCCGgcatgaagtgttgcagttcataccctcatgtattttcaaaaatgaaatgatatctaacttctactttcatttccgtgggaattcccagccgttgaTATAGACGTATTATATTtctcaagattcatacgcgcattgttaaCAACTGCAGCGCGTTTCGCATtgatgaggaaatggctatcattgtAAAGATACCAAATTGGAGATGTagatatttctatataaaactcTAAACTGCTGTTGTGACCCCAGCATGACCTTCAATGTACAGTACATAAGGATGCCTGCATATTAACAAATTGTAGGCTGTAGTTGTGGTTCTTCTGATGATTTCCAAGTAAAGTGTTAAACCCAGTTGTAGCCCACCCCTAACTACGGGGTCattattctaaatatatatttcaatctGCACTAGATAATCTAATATCAATTAGACAATTACTTCTTCATCAGATGAATTTCCAAgattttctttttccttctaaatatccCAATTGAAGGTAAAACTTCAAACTCACGATTGTGACCTGGGGGTTAATCACGATTGTGACCTGGGGGTTAGTCACAATCACTGGGGGTTAATCACGATTGTGACCTGGGGgttaatgttttgaataaaagGATACAGTGTACTTGTGTATCCATTTGACAATTTGTGGACTCTGTGAgcttttcagaatattttttcaCAGATACCTTCCTATATactcttatgtaaaactttaaacctcAATGGTGATCGAATTGTGTTCGAAAGACAtgctttgaaaaaaataaaatctacacaACGTGAAGATACTTGCAATATGCttcttgagaatttttaaaaaaaaattatcttccCTTGCATGGGGCATGGTCATTCAACTGAACAAACTTTAAAcacctttacccaaggatgctttgtcgCAAGTATTGAGAAGAATTAATGAAATACGGATAAACGAAAAAGCAACTTTCGCTCTTAAGTCagttaaatattcataaaaacaGAACCAAAATTTCTAAGCTTATATCAAATACAAGGAGGGTATACATAGAGTACTGGATTTATTGTCATACTCAGGGAATGAAATGTTTATAATTCTGTTGATTTGTAAACATTTCTACCACTGTAAAATGTCCGTGATGCATTAGGATTGCCATGTGTTTTATAGTGTGTTTTAGGGGGAACGTGTTTGTAAGTTTCAGTGGGATGTGCACCTAGATTACGCTCTCCCTGCACTGTTTCACGGAACTGGTTATTGGGTCTACCATGTGAACGCCCTCCTTGCACTGTTTCGCGGAACTGGTTATCGGGTCTACCATGTGAACGCTCTCCTTGCACTGTTTCGCGGAACTGGTTATCGGGTCTACCATGTGAACGCCCTCCTTGCACTGTTTCGCGGAACTGGTTATCGGGTCTACCATGTGAATGCTCTCCTTGCACTGTTTCGCGGAACTGGTTATCGGGTCTACCATGTGAATGCTCTCCTTGCACTGTTTCGCGGAACTGGTTATCGGGTCTACCATGTGAATTTTCATGAGAATTGAGTATTGGCTTGTTTGGAGGGTACGCTTTATTTCCATAGACTGTAGATGGAACAGCAGATTGCACATACTTTTGTATGTTCTGTTGTTGAAACCCTTCTCGGAATGGTGGATTTGGTGAAGCATACGACACATAATGACCCTTAGTCAGTTGAGAATTTGAGTAATAATTGTCAACAGAGTCACGTAGATAGTCTCTTTGGCCATTATTTCCATATCCAGTATCGCGTATTTCCCAATACCCTCTCTGCGTTTGGACAGGGTGTGGTTCGATGTGCCGATCACCTGTTCTCCCATcatgtactgttgtctgtgtatttatttttttctggtaCTCGGAAGTCGGTGCCTTATGACCGCTGGTTTGTTCTTCTCGTTTGTGTGAATGCATTTCTTGGACTGCTTGATTAGTACCTTGCACTACAGCTTTGGACAGCAAGGGGCCATTTTCATGAAGGTAAAATGCTGGCCATACTGTGAAGTCAACAAACTGGCCAAGTTTAGTGAAAGACTTCATCTCATCACTATTAAAGTTTAATCCTCTTGGGAAAACAACTGTGTGCATAGGTGGATCTTGTATACACATCAACCAGCAGTATTGCACACATTTATCGATGTAGGGTTTGCATCTACTGGCGTCTTGTTGTCCAATTGTCTTTCCAATTTCTTGCCAGattatctgaaaattgaaatatcCCCATCAAGAGTGTTGTTTTTATGTgcaattttctaaaataaatgaaaataaactgcTTGTTTTTCAATGTGCTTACAGAATGTAGATTAGAATCGCTCAAAACCCACGATGAAGAACTTTTTTGTATATCTTTGGCATATTTTTCTGCTgatgtggaatcaggtgtcGACTGTGGAAAAAACATTAACTGACACAGTAAATACTCTTGAAATCtcaacattatttactcgcgtATGATAAGGAACCTACAGTATTATTGTATAAGAGTTACATACCTCTTCATTGAGAACGAGAGCATTAGATAAGGATGTCAGCTGGAACCTAGAATGCTTTTGACAGAGACTGAAACATTTCTGTAACGAAAAGATATTCTAAACGAATCAAGATTAATGTTACGTGCTCGCGAAAATTACTCTCTATGCATATAAAAAGAACAGGTTGTCCAAATATTGGAACATGTAAAGGTGCTCTATGCTAGAAGATGTCATTTCTTCTTTATGTTTAAGAATTGCTTACGTTAATGTACcaataaaatgaatttcaaatacCAAAATGATGGAAAGTAGTGTTTCAACTGCCATGGTCTCGTCACGATCCTTCTCTAGGATTTCCATGGCGTCTGTCCACTCGTTATCGTAGAGTTCACTGATTTTCTCCGACAGTTTCAGAGGTCGATTGGGGTCACTAAGGTCGGAAACTGCTGGGTTGTTGTCCCGTAGTCTGGCTCCCGCTATCTGACTCAGTCTTTCAGAGGAATGTTATCATTAATTTACTTAGATTTACAAAGGTATTCTCgcaaaatatgatttttaaaatccaaaatgaAAATCACCTCTGGTGTCATGGCAGATAGTTAGTCATCTTggtaaattttaaataatgaaagaaaaaattacTGTAATacttagggctatacggaccgcgggtatcggcctggatagctcagtggttagatcacctgacTAATAACGCAGGAGTCCTATCCTATACTACagttggtgccgttgaccacccctgcattgcaggttgtcctgccaggggcGAAAAGAAATTTGTGTCTTCGATGGCGAAGACAAATCAAAGGAGGGAGGCCGTAAGCGTTACTACgacaaagaaccctcactgctccgGTCGTAAGCGTTACATGTACTACGACAAAGAGCCCTTACTGCTCCGGCCGTAAGCGTTACTACGAcatagaaccctcactgctccgGCCGTAAGCGCCATGCGGAGGTAACGCTGGTGACGTCTCTTCATAagtgaaaattctcaaattAGACCTCTAACACAGAAAGAAACACTTAACCATATTACCTTGTCAATAGGTTAACTATATTACCTTGTCAATAGGTTAACTATATTACCTTGTCAATAGGTTAACCATATTACCTTGTCAATAGGTTAACCATATTACCTTGTCAATAGGTTGTCTTTCTCTTCAGTCAAACTGCAAAATAgattttattcttattttcattcttgtaTAATGCGAAGAAtactatatatagtatattCTATTGTGAAacatacttttaaaattttcagagttgattGTCCCAGATAAAACACGATAATACCTTTTCAGTTGGTTGTCCTTTTCCCTCAAGCTTAAAAAAAGACCatacaaaatacctttaaaacaTTGCATCTTTAAGCAAAATTATCACCAGTAACATATTGAATATATCACAAAGATCTAGTGTAAGGTACACAATATATCAGAAAGATCTAAGATACAGGATATCACAATGATAGAGAGTAAGATATACAGGATATCATTAAATACCTCCGACGAAGGATCTCCTCGTGTTGTTGCTGAATGCTGAATAACTCCTGTCGATGCAGATTTTTAAGTGTATTAATTTCGTCCTCGTACTTTCTCTTTCTAAAGAGAGGTGTCACACAAACGGTaagtaaataaaagaaatgcCAATGActgaattttaaacaaaaattaatacACATATCAACCCTTAGCtatgatatattgatatatacaattCAAAAGCGTCGTTCCATCTTTTGAGATCTCTGTTCGTATAGTGGTGGAGATTTTCCTCTGCTGCAATAGCGTGTTCCCGAGCAGTTCGTTCCTCAAGCGTGGATATTCCAAGCAACTGAAATACATagttaaaataacatttaaagCAATTGAGCGAAGCGTATATAGATAAATCCAAAATCTTTGTTCAAACTGTCCGTTGTCTGACATCTTAAACCTTTCACATTTTGGATTTCTcaaaatttcaaccaaacttggcacaaagtcTTTATAGGTAATATGGATTCATTGATGATTAATACATATGCAATCATTCTctggtagtgtagattcaaatttcttcaaaacatgGTCCTATAGTGGGTAGAGTGGAACCACAAATCGGGAATcaattttacattgaatatatagtaaaatattggaaatcttctcaagaccgCAGGACCATAATGTAGTCACATTAATATGCAAGAAttctcaggtagtgcagattcaagtttgttcaatttatGGCTCGTGGTAGGGTGGGGCCTCATTGTAAAATCTCAACTATTCACGAAAATTGAGTCTACAGaacatgaatatacatgtaggaaaaaaaatcaagaacaGCAAGGCCGTGTTagtaatattgatattgaatCATCCCTATGTTATCTCTGTATGAGCAGGTGACTAATGTGAGCGTTGTGACCCATGGTCCCTCttgtttaaaatgataaattgttGAATTATCTTTTCCTTGTGTTATTTTttggtggggggtggggtgggtatAATCCCCCAAAGACGTCTTATATTCGCCACGCCTATAGTTGTGTAAAATGAGGTTCATGACACTATCCGGTTGAATAACACGCACTGCAAAAAATCCAAAggtgatatttttattgttcCTGTGATGTAAtacatcagattttgcaaaatcaatgatttatttcgATTTATGCATGATCGGAACGTAAATTTTGTAGGAGTCTCTTCCGATAGTTATTGcaaaaaatcttgtaaaagatAAACTATTTCAGAAGtataagttatagatgaataatcaatgaaacatatcaaatattgaatccaagggcaatgactctgtttttattgatttctttatcaagtctattatgcgatagatttcttttactttttacagacatgtatatttttataaagagaCAGTTTCATgcaattgttatgaatgctattatatcatcacaaccagtttttatgaaattttgataacacttgtttaaggaaaattgcaattttctgaggCTGaaatatgattctgtttatgtatgtctcgcatctttAAAAGTGTGAAGACCtgcatattttatttgataatttatcagTTTTAACTCCAATGAATCAAAATAAATAgacttttaaaacttgtatcagataaaattGTGAGTATGGAGTTATCTTAACAATTATATTTTGATCGGTAATTAATCAGACGTCAAATTATTCCAATCCACAGTGACcctttaaataatatttttctgtCCATTCCGGTtctatattcaaaatatgtgtgGGTATGTAAGAGGCAGATCTTTCTTTATCGGAGAACTCTTTTACTTCAAGGTTCTAAATTGTTGTATAAAACCGAGAAAATGgttgaaaataagaaatatttgtaaaacatatatgtcccccatggtgcaaaattgaaaagggttatacatatgcatcatttaattgatacatgtagtagggccaaaccaattcaagatattgagcagacaatatcttcctatgtccagagtggaccGACCATGTGaactaaaaatcaatagaggtcatctattctttatgctgtaccagtgtaccaagttcggtgtcaatcaagcacgattcttaaaatataggagacaatattactatgtccagtttaacccttgacctttgacatacGAATCCATATTTTATAagggtaatctactccttatgatgtacatgtttttagtttagTAGATGTAGAGTGCGTttgcatgtatatgatgtattgtttattcttttaaaactttctatactatacatgtaaacattattcTGCATTGTCCAAAATTATACATTTACAACGCCAttgaatattttgtgaaaatttaggcgttaaatcaaataaaaacagtttcagtttcatgtgacctcaaaatcaataggggcaaTCTACTCCTGATGATGTATccgtgtaccaagtttgacgtcaaacaaagggttctcaatatattaagtggacagtatcttcctatgtccagtttgacccttgaactttgacaatgtgacctcaaaatcaagaggggttacatgtatctactccttatgatgaaccagtgtaccaagattgatgtctgccaagcaaagggttctcaagatattgagcagacagtatttgcccatgttcagtttgaccatgtgacttcaaaattaataggggtcatctcctcctgaagaTTAacctgtgtaccaagtttgatgtctgtcaagcaaagggttctcaaaatactgagcagaaagtatattcctatgtccagtttgactcttgacctttgatcatgtgacctcaaaatcattaaggGTCCTGTTCAAACTCCCCGtagaggcctcattacgtcacctcaaactccccgtcgaggcctcattacgtcacctacgatagcaaacgaactctggtggaagtttggggtcctcttctcctgaagatgtaccaatgtgccaagtgtttgatgtctgtcaaacaacgGGTTCTCTAGTCATTGAGCGGTCAGTATAatcctatgtccagtttcatCTAATCCTCATATGTATTAATGTACCAAGATTAATGTCTGTCAAGTCATCTATTCATAATcaatccacatatgaaatatcattacgatcaagtgaatggttctcaagctctaccgaccgaccgacaggtgcaatatgcccctcttctttgtaagggaggggggggggggcatacaaATCTTTTTAAGTCGGTGGAGACTTTTGTCACTTGGTCGATGGAGGGCAAACGTTTTGCTATTCAGTACACATACAACATACATACACTCTTGAGCTCTGGTATCCATTTCAGTATTAGGTCTTCACAGTGATACTTGTATTCGACCCCGCCTCCTTTTCGTTCCTTTTTATACGTCTTTTTAGCAGTGATTGCAAGacttttaatttcttttaaagctgtatggacTTTAATTTCTCTATCGTGGGATGACAACCTGGAAATAAGTAGTATAACAATGTCTACTTTCGTTTTGTAACCTTTCGTCTTTAACTGTTTAATCAGGTTTCTTGCATAGAATAGTACTGACCCTGATTCACCTGCGGCACTGTCATAAACAATCACTGGCGGCCCCTTCTTTGATCTTGTTGGTAGTGAAGCCGATCTGTTAAATGTACTCTGCTTTTTCGACATCTTGATTTCACTTCCTGTGCCCAGGTAAGCATTTGTAAGATACGCTCAATGCAGAGATTGCGTGTCGTTACATTTATGTACATAAAGGTGTAGCGAGGAGCGGATCCTTGTTTTAACTAATTCGATTGGTTTAATTCTAACCATACTTCTACTTCGTTAAATTATGCCCTGTCAATTTCAGTTTTACGATTataattatttgaattgatagaTGTCTCGTGAGATAATTGAACAGGTAACAAAATAAAAGTGTTTACCTTAAAGCTTAGTTATAGGTTCCTCCTTACTGAAATATTTGTGATTGTGTTGGAAAGTGTGTATGGGAAAatgagaaattattttttattgtttcgAACAACTCCATATCAATGACATGTATAAAAGTTCTgaataaaattctaaaaaatAAGTCTAAATTGCTGTTATCAATTAATAcgtttcattttcattcattattaatcacatatcattaatatacaatttcatataaattttctGCAAGAATAAATCCCGGAAATGACAGTGTGTAAGATATAAATGCAACTCGGTATGAGTTTGTGGgtattaatttatcaaataaaGGAATTTATAAAATAGATAAGTTATTCTGGTTTAAAGCTACAACTTCAAccaaatgtataaatatatattcttataaGCAAAACGTGTTGTCGTCCCTAggaattgtgtgtgtgtgtgtgtgtgtgtgtgtgtgtggtgctATTTAATTGCATGGACTCCAGAAAATAAATTAACGAGGTTAAACCAGATGCTATGGGGAAAGGGTAAGCTTGCGCCTGCGCAAGTGTATAAagataattttgatataaagcatcaaaTGGGccacaaaattttaaataatgtaaaCCAGTTCCAAAGAAAGACACGGATATTGTAATATGAAGTATCTTATTTCAAATTGGACAGAAAATCAAGAGACAATTTAATTGGAATACtcactttaaaaaaatgtatgaaatatctATATTTCAGGTTTCAGTATTGGATGCGTCCGGTTAAAAAGTTGCAACAGAACTTAAAATAGATGATCCAAAAATCAGCAGGTGCGTCTCAGAAGAACTTAGAAGTACTgtgtatctttttttaaaagacaGCAACTTATTCTATTTAAACCACATTTCTGAGACATGTTTGGTTTCTGCAATCCATTAAAACtcaaaatctaataatattCATGTTTGCTTTCTTTTTAGTGTTGAACTTTGCATTGTTCAAATACCTTAGTCCATCACGTATTGCGCTTGAATATACTGGTGTAGGCCTCTTCGCATCCtcgttttctttgaaataacaTCAATCGGATCACCTCGTCCTTTTTCGTCGCATGCTAGAAAAAGACTCTGAAGTAAGTACAAAACATATTGGAATTACTTTTGACCTATCTAACTTGAAATTCCTATGCTTCATATAAGACAAAACTTTAGAAATGGCACTTTCCTATATCcttctggtacatgtacatccttGCTTTCGAACTCAAAACCAACTTGCTTTTTGGCGTAATCCAGATTGTCCTCAAATATGCATATCTGATTATctcacatatttttttctttcctattttGATAGTGCCAATGTACAGGTGTATTTATTTCTGTTGATGTGAATATGAATTCAATTATCATTTAAAAAGTAGCTAATtttggtaaatacatgtatacactacACGATATTAATTCATcactttatatcatatatagaATAAATCACAATGTGTCCCATTTCTAACTAGATCTATGTTATGCTTCGCTACTTTCTCTAAAATGCTCAATTCGAGCAACATTCATACGCTTACTTCCGAGTCTTTTTCAAACATGAGAGGAAAAGGGGCGAGGTGATCCGATTGAAATTACATATGCCATAGAAAGCGTTCTCCCAACAATATTatcatgaatttaaaacaaagagaATTTTCCCCCCAAATTATGAGCACTATATCAACAGATATCTTCGTTTAACAAAATGATAggaaaagatataaaaaaaaaaattagattaggtaggttacacgaggaatatgttttggttccagctgataAAGCTTGTAATAACATAGCTCAAACTtccttttcaaaagatgaaattcttcaaagtcatgcttcaattttaaacacatttaatatcccagtgaATGGGacaaatacatataaattaccgtaccgtacctatactggattcctaaaatttgaatatataaaacCTGAAACAcatagatacattgctggatccagtaagtgttctatcaagtcctcacgaaaatatcaacagctgtgaaggagaaacttcaaactcaTTGTGTCAcgacatatgccagaagtggtgtaaatcaaatgtggattctaaaaaaaaactttttgtaaatttgaaatcacaatttTTTCACAAATCAACGTCTTAAACATctgtttaaacaatattttattatgtataatacataaaagGATTGGACTACAGGCGTTGCCTATATAAGCCCTtacacatctgcttcatacttagaaattttattcaacatagatgctaacggcaaacattatgacaaacgaaattacttcagcttctccatcgtcaacttcccatatctatgtagcaatattccattatcacctgtatatggtgtcaatgtctctcaattgattcgatacgcaagagcttgttctacgtatggtcagtttttaaatcgaggcaggctactgacaaacaagttgatgttacaggggtttcaacagtctcgtttaaagtcagcatttcgcaaatcttatggtcgttataactatctaatttaccaatactaTCTgccattgggtaaaatgctgtttaACATGTTTCATATTGAGACTGTTctttactgattttgactacagattactccgtttacccaaTTGAGatatatagggatcacggcgggtgtgaccagtcgacaggggatgtttactcctcctatgttcctgattccatctctggtatgtccaggggtccatgtttgccatactcttaattttgtattccttatgagttatgagattgctcactgttcgttatcttcaccttaccaTATATACATATGGTTATCTATAAACGAGCATCGGAAGAATGAAAGTTTAACATATGTTTCGTAACACGCCCGAGTCTCTGCATGcaataaaatatagaaaataaatgaaTGTATGAATTCATTAAACCAATGTTAACTGcgttaaagaaaataaatcgatattagaatttttaaaaaatcaacagagttactttgatatatacagtaattatttttttttcagtgatTGTTTGAAAAAGTTCAACTCCCAGGAGTGCATTCTGTACTTTTGATGTACCATGGCACTTCAATCAATTTAGAACTGCAAATTGTCATATAAGCACCCTAAACAGATTTGACATgtaaatttttgtttgtattgtttaatttttcatttgtattgtatactCTCTATTTATTATGTAGAATTTTTCTCAACTTATAGTGTATTGAATAATTTCCCATTGTATCTATatattccatttttaaaaaaatcaatacaaatgaaatatcatacaatacaaatgaaatatcataaatgaaatatcatacaatacaaatgaaatatcataaatgaaatatcatacaatacaaatgaaatatcataaatgaaatatcatacaatacaaatgaaatatcatacaatacaaatgaaatatcattaaatgaaatatcacacaatacaaatgaaatatcatacaatacaaatgaaatatcatacaaaatggaaaagatcaaatattgcaagcTTGACATTGTAtgactgaaaatgaaaatatgaataactacttttaatttacattattacTTCAATAAAC is part of the Ostrea edulis chromosome 2, xbOstEdul1.1, whole genome shotgun sequence genome and harbors:
- the LOC125679439 gene encoding uncharacterized protein LOC125679439, translating into MSKKQSTFNRSASLPTRSKKGPPVIVYDSAAGESGLSSHDREIKVHTALKEIKSLAITAKKTYKKERKGGGVEYKYHCEDLILKWIPELKSLLGISTLEERTAREHAIAAEENLHHYTNRDLKRWNDAFELKRKYEDEINTLKNLHRQELFSIQQQHEEILRRSLREKDNQLKSLTEEKDNLLTRLSQIAGARLRDNNPAVSDLSDPNRPLKLSEKISELYDNEWTDAMEILEKDRDETMAVETLLSIILKCFSLCQKHSRFQLTSLSNALVLNEESTPDSTSAEKYAKDIQKSSSSWVLSDSNLHSIIWQEIGKTIGQQDASRCKPYIDKCVQYCWLMCIQDPPMHTVVFPRGLNFNSDEMKSFTKLGQFVDFTVWPAFYLHENGPLLSKAVVQGTNQAVQEMHSHKREEQTSGHKAPTSEYQKKINTQTTVHDGRTGDRHIEPHPVQTQRGYWEIRDTGYGNNGQRDYLRDSVDNYYSNSQLTKGHYVSYASPNPPFREGFQQQNIQKYVQSAVPSTVYGNKAYPPNKPILNSHENSHGRPDNQFRETVQGEHSHGRPDNQFRETVQGEHSHGRPDNQFRETVQGGRSHGRPDNQFRETVQGERSHGRPDNQFRETVQGGRSHGRPNNQFRETVQGERNLGAHPTETYKHVPPKTHYKTHGNPNASRTFYSGRNVYKSTEL